A window of Quercus robur chromosome 12, dhQueRobu3.1, whole genome shotgun sequence genomic DNA:
CCAACATCACAGGACCTTTTGCACCTTCTTCAACAGtcaaaactccactattatgGTTCAAATCTGTGCTGGTATACCCAGGATTCACGGAGTTGATTGCTATTTTGGGGTATTTCTTTGCTAGAACCCTTGTGTATGCATTAAGAGCTGCCTTGGAGACTATGTAAGCAGAAATATTAACGGGCCAACCTTTGGTTTCAATCAAATTCTCCTTGACATCTTCTAGAAATCCCTCTACCACCTTGTCCACTTTCTCTTCTGTGAGGTCATCAACCTCTCCAAGTTCTTTCTTTGCTTTCGCATTTGAAATAAGctgaaatattttacataattgaaattttaatttcttgaaaaaaaattcaagcaatTTCCTAGAACCAAATGTTTAGTGCCCGTCCTACACAATCATTGCAGCCATAATCTTGCACTCCATATTGCCGTGAAATGTTCATGACCAAATATAGCTGTTTATAAATGGTTTAATAAGATGAGTTTCACATTTTGTACCTTTAATTGTCCCAAGGTGGAGGACACATTTACCATTCTTCCTGAATTGGATAATAGAAGAAGTGGAATAAGTGCTTCGCTCACTTGCTTGGTCCCATAGTAGTTTGTTCTCAAACAGTTCTCAGTTGTTTGATAAGTTTGCTTCATGACTTCCTTCAGAGGTATGGCATTTGGACCAAAAATCTGTATCATTATATGCAGAGGTATTATATGATGTTACAGTACTcttctttataaaaaatgattaatttctattttccttttattttatgattttctttttatggcCACCACAGCCTCAAGTCAGTTTAAATTCTTCACATTGCAAAAGtcatcaaaattttgggatatgCCTTCAATTCGAAGAGAAAGCATGTTGTGCACTGCATATGGGATATGTTTCACTTTTCTCATATCATGTGAGACCCACAACTATATAAGACCACATTTGATGacaaaataatatcattttatGGATAAGATGGATGATCACATGATTCACATCATACTATGGCCGCGCATGTACCCTCATAAATAGAATAATCTATTGATGGATGAAATTACTTTACAAAAGAAAAcatagaaaaaatttcaaaaacttgccTCAACAATCTCATTAGTTTGAGTATTATCCGAATTTTTGAAAACCTAATCACCTAAACAACGTCGTTCAATGAAAGCTGTGATGTAGAGCCAGACGGGTTCTGCATAACATCGAGAAACTTACTTGATCAACGCTAAGTTTTCTATGTTCCTCTGGGTTAGTTATGGATCCAGTAATCCCCGCATTATTTACCTGCAATTTTGAAATAATAGCAACGTTAGAGCCACCAAAAGTGGGCGAAAAGAACAAGATCTCAGTAATTAACAAATGACTTTCGTTTATCAACCTAATTACAAAAGGGTGGGGAGAGGAAAGAACACTAGACGATCATCTTTGTTTAGAACTACAAACTGGTCAttgcaagaaaaattatttatttatttttatacaaagaAATCTGATGACACACAAATGGACCAATACAAGCATGTATGTCTTTAAATTCAAAACCTATGATTCCTTAGAAATTCTAGAGATTCTTTGTAACATAATAAGAAGCAAAGCAAAGATCTACCCTCTCAAAAATAACACTTGGAATTCCAAAGATGTATGTATAATTAAGTTGCATTACCAATATGTCAAGCTTCCCAAAGTGGGTTTTGATGAAATCTGCCAAAGAGGAAATGGTAGTTGGGTCCATCACATCTAGTTGATGAAAAACCACATCAGAGCATCCTTTAGCTTTGAGTTTTTCAATTGCTTCATTGCCCCTCCTTACATCTCTAGCAGTTAAAACCACCCTGATCCCATTTGAAGCTAATTGTCTACATATCTCAAATCCAATCCCTTTATTGGCTCCGGTTACAACTGCAATCcttgggtaaaaaaaatttcaaaaaaaaattaataattaggaCATCTGCATATAAACTCAGTTCTATATGTGAAATGGAAAGATTAGAGTTGTCGAAGATAAAATTACCTCTTAATCCCCGGATTTATGGTTGTTTCTGCcatttgttatgaaaattgaagagtttgtaccttttttttttataggaagaGTTTGTATTATTAATGTAGAAGATGGCTTATCTGAAAATTTATAGTTCTGCTCTAGGTATAGTTTTATAGGTGTTTAATTTGCCGCAGGTGctgtatatattttattattgagtTTTCAAAGTATTGTTGAACCTTGAAGTAGAAATTGTTAATGTCTATCTTTATAACGTATACCATGACATCTTCTTCTGCCAACGGAGACTGGATCAAAAAATCATGAGAAATTATTCAACATAGAATGAAAGTCACGAAAtaaattcttgtttttattaGTAGGGAGGACTATAGCTATCCTGCTGttcaattgaataatttctTGTCATACACTCTTGCCAATCCATGACTAACCAACAACACTAATTGCGGTTTAGGTACAAATAGTGCTCAGTGTACTATACGACtcctataaattatttttagtttagtaTTATAAGAAAgcagaaaaattcaagaaaccGGTTCTTTTTCTCCAATcgattaatttattaatatgacAAGTGATTTCACAACTTGACAACTTGTACCTAAACCGCAATTAGTCTTGTTGGTTAGTTATGGATTCCCATATTGTAGTGAGCTATGACATTATCCACCCTTGTAATTTTAGTTATATCTGGCTTTTCTACGCAGGCCATGACGTTTTCCTATCTCTGTCTATGCCTAAGTAAGTTATCTACGATAACCCATTACATAGGCCATGACACTTTTCTAAACTCCTAATTTCTAAGTACCATTGGTGGACAattactaataataaataaaaaaataaaaaaacccttaGTGGGggtatctaaaaataaattatcagtGGTGGTATAACAACATCTGGactcaataatttttaaacccTAGTCCTAACTTGACTTGGTCTATATAGGTTTTGAGTCACTAGTTCATTGTTTCATGAACCCATGGATCATTGGTCAAACCACAAGTTCAACAAAAttgaagataaaaataaaaattatttttcaacaaactaaaaaaagtttagattgatagatccatttttttttttaaattataaaaaaaaaaaaaaaaaaaaaaaaaaaaaaaaaaaaatcacaacaaaatatataagcatataaaaaaattaaaaaaaaattcacaacaaaatatataaacatataatgaCATAATGAAATATTAGTTATTTGGCCAAAACATTGTTATCATCTTTAAAATTTGCttggatttcatttttcatccctaaatattaaaaagttcATTTTAACCATAAACTTTGTTAATGCATTGTGTAAGGACTAGACTGAAAGACAATTTGAGGTATGTGTTGATGACGTGCTTATCAAAAGTTAACAAATCGAACTCCACCTAGATGATTTCTTGGAGACCTTCAATACCCTTTGGAAGTACGAGATGAAGCTTAATCCAAGAAAGCGTTTTGTTAGTACTTTTATGTTTCCATGATGAAAAACTCccatgtatttttgggcctCTATTTGCTTTGTAATGCTAGGTAATGAATTCTGCAGTTGAAATTTCAAAGTAGTGTGCATCAAAGTATTTTGGTTGTGTGAGGATTCAATCTTGGtcaaacaaaattcaaattcgTTTTTTTCATGTTAATAATTCTTGagcattaaattttaaaaatacatatttgtttTTACTTAGGGTTCGATTGGTaaagattatttttatcaacttattttattattcaacttatttttgttactattattGGATtctattgcactttttgatactattcatgggcaccacttttttgtactattcatgggtaccactgtattatttcagctaatttttacctttatctactgTACtatcagcaaaaagtttttagtttcaacaaaataagcagatctcaAACAGACTATTAATGTAAATAGTCATAAATGTTCAACCCTTGTCCAGTTTTATTAACTTCGAAAAAAAGCCTTGCTTAAGTTCCGATCCTCTAGTTTTATTTGCTCAAATTTCTTTAGATTTTATCGTTTTAGCAGTTTGCATTTGCTGATTACATAATTTCTTTGATTAATGTTAgctaattttgtttattttattttattttatattttttggatcTGATGTTTGATCATCtctatatttctatatattaagaggattcagaaagttagttatgcCTTCAAAAAATGTCTAAATACCcttaatctaattagataatctttattcttaaaaaaaaaaaaaaaaatggggttaaaattgtaattcaacaaaattcaaaaaaaaaaaaaaaaaaaaaaaaaaacctaacaaataaacttttttcctaaaaattagcaacctctctatttaaatatattttacatatgtttgatacatttttttcctaaaaactaacaaacaataaaaactaGCAGTTTACTCCTAGCTTTATGTTTAACCTTTTTGTAATGTTATACATAGAACATCCTTAATAAGAAGAGAAATATTGTGtcaataatattttcacaacaaatattaAATGATAGTATGCTATTAATTGTTATGGATtggcaaaaatataatttaagtcGTGGATTCATATTATAATCAATAACAACTCACCACCCGAAAAATCATCTGCCAAAGCCCGATCTAACTCAACTCGTGGTTGTTGGCGGTTAGTCGCAAGTCTTCACTCCTTCTACTCGGCCTGAGCTTTGAGTAATGAGTTAACCTCAAACCCGATCCACCCAACCTGTGGACATCCCTACTACGATGTACCCTCATACAGACAACAACTTAACGATGGATGAAATTACTTGTAaagaaaaaacttcaaaaattttCCACAACAGCTTTACTGTCcgaatttttcaaaaaaatttgactcAAAACAACATCGTTCAACAAAAGCAATGACATAACATTGAGTAGGGTGTGCAACCAAATAGCCAAAACCTACCtgatccaacccaacccaccatgttgggttgggttgtgAGATTTGTTTTTTACAATGAGTCAAGTTGGGTTTTGGTCGTAAGATTTACAAATCCACCTAACTCGACCCAAACCACctgtaattaatatatatttaaattttaaaaatatattatacaattttgttattttcttttttgctcctcttcctaaataaaactcaaaccCCAAAGATCTCCTTGTATAGTTTTGTGTTAGTTTGATGTTACTTTCAAgattatttggttataaatttgctCTTATTTGTGGTAGGGTTATTTCaatgctcaatttaataataactGTAGAAACTCCATGATTTTTTTCTAGGGGGGGTC
This region includes:
- the LOC126708579 gene encoding salutaridine reductase-like isoform X2; its protein translation is MAETTINTGIKRIAVVTGANKGIGFEICRQLASNGIRVVLTARDVRRGNEAIEKLKAKGCSDVVFHQLDVMDPTTISSLADFIKTHFGKLDILVNNAGITGSITNPEEHRKLSVDQIFGPNAIPLKEVMKQTYQTTENCLRTNYYGTKQVSEALIPLLLLSNSGRMVNVSSTLGQLKLISNAKAKKELGEVDDLTEEKVDKVVEGFLEDVKENLIETKGWPVNISAYIVSKAALNAYTRVLAKKYPKIAINSVNPGYTSTDLNHNSGVLTVEEGAKGPVMLVLMPEGGPSGLFFDQMEVSTFE
- the LOC126708579 gene encoding (+)-neomenthol dehydrogenase-like isoform X1, producing the protein MAETTINPGIKRIAVVTGANKGIGFEICRQLASNGIRVVLTARDVRRGNEAIEKLKAKGCSDVVFHQLDVMDPTTISSLADFIKTHFGKLDILVNNAGITGSITNPEEHRKLSVDQIFGPNAIPLKEVMKQTYQTTENCLRTNYYGTKQVSEALIPLLLLSNSGRMVNVSSTLGQLKLISNAKAKKELGEVDDLTEEKVDKVVEGFLEDVKENLIETKGWPVNISAYIVSKAALNAYTRVLAKKYPKIAINSVNPGYTSTDLNHNSGVLTVEEGAKGPVMLVLMPEGGPSGLFFDQMEVSTFE